The following is a genomic window from Rhinatrema bivittatum chromosome 12, aRhiBiv1.1, whole genome shotgun sequence.
ATGTGAATTTTTTTCAACTGAGTTTGAGTCCAGTTGTGGAGATAAAATcgaagacttttttttattcagcTGCATGGCATGCTTTAGTAGTTCCAAGAATAAGGACATTGTCCATATAGACCACTATACTTCCATGTCCACCAAGAAGCTCAGCATCCTCCTAATGACGTCAGGTCTCCACAAATCCTTATTTTACCTTTTCCATCTCCTCTTTCTTCGCTTTGGGTAATAAAGGAATAGACACTGCGGAGTGCTGAAATTCTACAGGAGCAGGTTAAGGTCTATCAACTGAATTTTCACTAGTTCCCCAAATACCTGGACACTGTTTGAGGCCCAGTCTTGACACTGCACTTCTACTAAGCAGATTTTCTTCGGCTAGCGGTACCACAATGACCCAGGAGATAAAGTCATGATACAATGTCTGAATGATGCTGCATGCTTTCATGAGGATCTGTGCTCTGGCTCTACCTCGCAGGCCATAGAGGGCCCAGGTCATTGGCTTCAGCTgtggtttcactttttttttgggggggggggggggaggggggagggtcctGGCAGTTTTCCTTGTGCTCCTTTGCTCCTCCTTCAGCTCAGTCGGAAACAGGGCTGGGATTCTGCCATGATGAGGCTTCATTCAAAACTACCTAAGGATTTTATACCTCacacccaccctccaccccccagtGGATGTACCTGGTCTGATCATGGCAGCAGCAGGTCCTTTGGCCTGTGCACTGGGGCTCCTTCTGGTACCCTGCAATTGTGGGCCCTGAATCCGGCCATTAGGTGTCACTCTTGAGCAATGACCACGACTTTCATCTCCTCTCTGGCAGCTGTGAAAGCTGCCTCCCCAGCTGACCTGGAGAAAAGGCTTCTGGATCTAAATGGGCGACCTTCTGGTGGTTTCACTTTTATGGAGTGGTATGTACACTCAGCAATCAGGGACGCATCTGCTCCAGAATCATCAGTTTTAAATGACACTGCTGCGCCTTCCAAGGTTAAGGTCACGTGCCATACCGGCTTGTCATCTGGAATCATTTTTGCATTTGATGTGACAGAGCCCTGAAACAGAATCTGCGTGCGTGTGCTCTAGGATAGCATTATTCGATCCCAGCCCGTGAGGGATGCcagcaggtcaggttttcaagatacccctcatgaatatgcatgcacctgcctccattatatgcaaatctatggcATGCATATTTATGAGATAGCTTTGATGCATGCAAAACACAAGCTGTGGGAGCGAGTACCATTGCTCTAATAGCTCTTGGATATGCTTTACTCAATGAAAAAGTTCCAGAGCCTGGCATTTCCTGAAACACCGGCCCTTGCCTGGTCATTCTTATGCACTGTTGTGACCACCTCCATACCTGCTACATTTCTTTCTGGCCTGTGGGCTTGTTGTTATCAGCAACTGAGAATTGTGTAAATCTCTTTTCATAACTTGCAAAGCCTCTGGCTCAGCATCAAACAGCTAATATTTTCCAATCAAACTTATTCTTGAGATTTCTCTGTAATCCAGAACGCACTTTGGGTAGAGGGTCGGGCACTCTGACAGACATGTCATGCAGGTAGGGGGGTTTACATTTGAGGCTAGCAACTCTGACAGGGCCACCGAAGTCCTGAAAACAGCCTCCCTACAGTCAAGAAAGAAGTGAATGTTAGGAGAGCAAACCCGTGTGCCAGTCATGTgggtaaatttatttattgtatttgaaaGCTTTTTATATTCTGTCCCCCGGAACATGCAATCCAGGGTGAGTTCTCCCTTAACGTGCCCCTCACgcttctccctctttctcaccaGGGAACGACTGCCGTCCTTTTTCTTCAAATTCCAGTTTAAGAACGTGGAGTACAGCTCGGGGAGGAACAAGACCTTCCTGTGCTTTGTGGTGGAGAAAGAGGGGCCAGAGCCAGGGACCCTGCGCGGGTACCTGGAAGACGAGCACGCCTCGGCGCACGCAGAGGAGGCCTTCTTCGAGTCCGTGCTGCCCGAGTTTGAGCCCGGCGTGAAGTACCAGGCCACCTGGTACGTGACCTCCAGCCCGTGCGTGGCGTGCGCGGACCGCATCGTGGAGGTGCTGCGCAAGAACAAGAACCTGCGGCTGACGCTGCTGGTGGCCCGCCTCTTCATGTGGGAGGAGCTGGACATCCAGGCGGCGCTGCAGCGCATGAAGGCGGCTGGCTGCAAGATCAGCATGATGCGGCCACGAGATTTTGAGTTTGTGTGGCAGAACTTCGTGGAGCCGGAGGAGGGGCAGACCTACGCCCCCTGGGAGGACATTGAGGAGAACTTCCAGTACTATCAGGAGAAGCTGGCAGAGATCCTGCACTGAACAGCACTGCTGAGGAAAAAAAGGTACTGCGGGTTCCCGTGGTGCTCCACTAACCCCATGATACTGGTCCCACACCAACCTCTTCCCTCATCCTACCGCTTTAATTCTCCAGTCGTGAAAAGCTTCCCTATGTGTAGCTTAAGTAAATGAACTGTACTTGATGGCTGCTGGTTGTTTCCTATTAAAAATGACTCCAGAGGAACCGTCTTAAAGGCTGGGGTACTGCTGTGCGCTGTGGGATTAAATCCCAAGCCAGGCATCTGCTTCTGCAGAACTATCAAGGAGGTAGCATTCGCTTTCCCTTGGGATGGGGGAAGAGTCTGTCAGTGCTCAGTGGCAGCACCTACTGGCCAGAATTAGGGTCTGTTAGCTGAGCTCCAGCGGAAGCTGCAGCTTCTGACCCCCCCATGTCCCAGTGATGGGTGAGTAGAGTACACAGGGGAATCTAAAAATAGCACAAAAAGCTCCAAGTAGAtgagaatgaaggctcatagtgtGGTAgcaaacccccctcccaaaaataacaaaaaagacCCTGGTGCGTTTAGTCAGAGCCTGGCGAAACTGACAGCACAGGGGGAGCTGCTCGCCTAACCCTTCCCAGTGAGATCTGACAACACAGGGGGATCTCACTCATCCAACCCTTCCCAGAGAGCTCTGACAGAACTGGAGCCATCGCTCACACGCGAGGCTTCCTCGAGAGCTCCAACCCTTCATATGTAGGACCTGAACAGCAGAGAAATGAATTGCGAGAATAAAGCAGGGGCTACAATGAGGAGGAATGGAGACAAAGGAAAAGTGAGTGGCGAGGGGGCAGggagaagacagaagacaagACTTTTAAGAATCCTGCAGAAGGCCTCTAGAGCTTTAATAAGAGATGTTACTTGCACTGTATTGTCTGTGGGATTGTTGCCCTTCCAAAAATTAAATCAGTGTATAAAACAGTATCATGCCAGTAAACCAACTTGCTTCCTCATGCACTTTTGTTACTCAAAACTTAAATCTGGGCTGAATGTTCCCTTTCAAAAGTAACTTTATAAAATGGAGTATAAAAGTAACGTGAGGAGATTGGAGGTGAAGAATGACTGATTAACCTATGAACCAAAACCTCAGGAACTGGCTTTCAAAGTAGGGCGGATCAACCGGGGCACCATGAGAGGAGGGGTGCCCCTGCCTCCCGCAGGGGGCTATAGCAGTGCTGGCTAgggcaagaaaggaaaggtagctGTAGAGTAAAATCCATTTGTCTGTCCCCCCTGGGCTTGTGGCATTGGAATTGGCACTGGCCAATGCCCCTGGCACCTTTAAGGGGGCAGACTCAGATCAAAGATACCATGCCTTAGCGGAACCAGCCGTGCTGGCCTCCAGCGAGTAGGGCAGAAAAAGTAGCAGCTGGCATAGGCCAGAGGTCAGCAGCAGGcagaaaggaaaaggaggagatGGGTCCTATTACGCCCACCCCTGGGCAGGAGCTGCTGGAAAGGGGTCCAGAGAGGCCCGAGAAGCTGTTGTTGGGgtggggatggaggagagaagCCCAACGAGGCCCAGTCTTGGTCTGCATATTTGTCATTTATTACCCCTCTTCCCCCAAAAAGTGCCGGTAAGAATACCTGGAAGTGAGGAAAGGTATCGAGAGTGCCTGGAAAGAGGGAGACATTTGgagagaattgggggggggggggggaagaaggcaGGGAGAATGGCTGTCAGGGGATGCTCTTTACCCTAAAGGCAGCTCTGTCTAACCCCttactgtatctctctctctctctctctccaggctggGATAGGACAGGACTTGCTGCCGCAGACTCAGGCGCCCCGGATTCATCACTTCACACTTTTGAGACAAGAAGCAGGTCCCACTCTCCACATCCTAAACGCTCACTCACTGTAACCGCTTTTTGGAGTGGCCTGAACTGCAGCCTATCACCTGCAGCATGGTGCAGGCTAGGGCCAATGGCCAGCAGAGGGCTCCTGCACCGCATACAGCAGGCCCCCAACACCATAGCAATCTAATTTtgtagtttgttttgttttttttaacagtaaagatctttaaaaaaaaataaaataaaaggaaaagtacaCGATACAGTACTTAAGTACAAACTGCATCTTATGTAAAGTTAGGAGTACAATCAGACTTTTGTGCTGGCACTGGAGGAGAAGTAGGTCCAAAGCCTCACAGCTGTGGAGCCCAGGCAAAGGTGGACACAGAAAATGGGTAACCCGTGCAGTGAAAGACTCTGCTCCTGCCGTACCGAAGGAATCTCTTCTTACAGAGCACTGGCAGTAGCAGTACAGGCCACATCACCTTCTAGAGAGCTGTCACACCTGTTCTACAGACTAACAATTTCACACAACCAGGATTCAGAATGGAGAGGCAGAGATGCTTGTGGCTTTAGCGATACAAATTAGATGTATTTCATGTCCACCTCCTTTCCCATTCA
Proteins encoded in this region:
- the APOBEC2 gene encoding C->U-editing enzyme APOBEC-2, with amino-acid sequence MAETQSQPAPPQEEAGPEEPVNPEEPVEPEEPKEIVELPPFEIVAGERLPSFFFKFQFKNVEYSSGRNKTFLCFVVEKEGPEPGTLRGYLEDEHASAHAEEAFFESVLPEFEPGVKYQATWYVTSSPCVACADRIVEVLRKNKNLRLTLLVARLFMWEELDIQAALQRMKAAGCKISMMRPRDFEFVWQNFVEPEEGQTYAPWEDIEENFQYYQEKLAEILH